The bacterium genome includes the window CGACTATCATCCGGCATTCGTTGGAGCAGAGCCAGGCCACCACGCTGGCCACGTCCTCCTCCTCGATCAGGCGTTTCATCGGGGCGCGGCAGACAGTCTGCTCCAGGTGCTCCCTCGCCCCGGGGATGGCCTCGAAGCTGCGGGTGACGCAGGGGCCGGCCATCACACCGTTGACTACGATCCCGCGGCCGGCCAGCTCCACGGCCAGGTAGCGCGTGATTGACTCCAGGGCCGCCTTGGCCGGGCCCACCACCCCGTAGCCGGGCAGCACTTTCTGGCCACCCTCGCTGGTGATACTCACGATCCGGCCCCAGCCCGCGCTCATCATGGGCGCGGCATGCTGGGCCAGGTGCATTAGCGAACGGGCCGAGGCGCTCATGGTCACCTCGAAATGCCGCACCGTGGCGCTCATCAGCTCACCCGGCACGCCGAACGCGGCGTTGGCGATCACGATGTCCAGGCACTGGAATTCCTCGCGTATCGCCTCGAACAGTTTGTGCAGGCTCTCCTCGTCGCCCACATCCCCGCGCAGGGCCACCGCGCGCACGCCCGGCACGCCCAGGGCCATTATCTCATCCACCACTTTCTGCGCGTCGCTCTTGCTGCGGCGGTAGTTGACCACCACGCTCACGCCCTCGCGGGCCAGGCGCAGGGCGATGGCCCTGCCGAAACCGCGTGCCGCCCCGGTGACCAGGGCGGCCTTGCCGTGAAGCTCAGGGTACATTTATCCCATCCCCGCGGTTGGCGGTTGGCAAAGGCTCCATTTCCAGGTTAATTCTGACGTTTATGCGGGGGATTGTCAAGGTGGAGGGCAGTAACCTGGCCCCAAAAAAAGCAGGGGCACGGCATTCCGTGCCCCTGCGCAAGCGACAGGCTGGATTTGACGAGGTTAAATCTCGTCCTCGTCCCCGTTGCCGTTCTCTTCCTCGAAATCGTCGGCGAACTCGGCCTCGGACTCCATCTGGTCATCCTCCTCCGGCGACTGCGGACGGATAATTCCGCCGCGCGGCGGGGCCGAGCCCTCGACCGTGTCAGTGGCCACCAGGTCCTGCTGGTCGCCATTTTCCTCCTCGCCGGGTATGATCCGGGCCACGTCCACCAGCCGGTCGCCCTCGGAGAGGTTGATCAGCCGCACGCCCATGGTGTTGCGGCCGGTGACCTTGATCGAGGCGATCCGCAGGCGGATGATCAGCCCCTGCTGGGTGATCATGATGAGCTCTTCATCGTCCACCACGTCCATGATCGCCACCAGCTCGCCGGTGCGCGGTCCCACGCGGAACGTGATGATGCCCTTGCCGCCGCGGTTGGTCACCCGGTAGTCGGACACGGCCGAGCGCTTGCCCTGGCCCTTTTCGCTCACCACGAGCAGGGTGGACTCTCGCTTGA containing:
- a CDS encoding SDR family oxidoreductase; translated protein: MYPELHGKAALVTGAARGFGRAIALRLAREGVSVVVNYRRSKSDAQKVVDEIMALGVPGVRAVALRGDVGDEESLHKLFEAIREEFQCLDIVIANAAFGVPGELMSATVRHFEVTMSASARSLMHLAQHAAPMMSAGWGRIVSITSEGGQKVLPGYGVVGPAKAALESITRYLAVELAGRGIVVNGVMAGPCVTRSFEAIPGAREHLEQTVCRAPMKRLIEEEDVASVVAWLCSNECRMIVGQFIFVDGGCSITA